The following is a genomic window from Sphingorhabdus sp. Alg231-15.
GGACAAGCCCACGGCCTTTGCTTCAGCGTTCAGCCTGGTGTTCGGCCGCCGCCGTCGTTGGTCAATATCTACAAGGAACTGGAGAGCGATATCGGTTTGCAGCGCCCCCAGCACGGATTTCTGGAATCCTGGGCCGCTCAAGGGGTATTGTTGCTGAATAGCGTTTTGACCGTTCAGAAAGCCGAAGCCGCCTCGCATCGTGGTAAGGGATGGGAGCAGTTTACAGATGCTATTGTGCGCCTGATAGCTGCGAAAGAAGATCCAGTGGTCTTTCTGCTTTGGGGCAGCTACGCGCAAAAGAAAGCTGGCTTTGTGCAGAGCATCGAACAAGGCGGAAAGCACCTTGTGCTAAAAGCGCCACATCCGTCCCCCCTGTCAGCATATAACGGCTTTTTCGGGTGCAAACATTTCAGCAAGACCAATGCGTTTTTAGAACAGAATGGGCTAGCGCCGATCGACTGGTCATTGCCGCCAGCCTGATATATGATGGGCGAATACGCACTAGAAGGACAAGGCCAATGACGGCAAACAGACAAAAAGAACATCAGAGTTTTGATACATTCTGGCCGTTCTATTTGCAGGAACACGCCAAACCGGCGACACGCAACTTGCACTATATCGGTACCAGTCTGGTGGTGCTTATCGGTCTTTACGCAGTATTTACAACCAACTGGCTGTTGTTGCTTGCCATGCCGCTAGCAGGCTATTTCTTTGCGTGGATCGCACATTGGCGGATTGAGAAGAACCGCCCCGCGACGTTTACCTATCCGTTGTGGTCGCTGATCGCCGACTTCAAAATGTGGGGGCTTTGGCTGACCGGTCGTTTGAAACCGGAGCTTCGGAAAGCAGGTGTGGAAGACGCTTAACCGGCCTCTTCCAGTTCTGTGCCCTGGTCGTTTATAGCTTCAGTGCCTTCGATCCAGGTCCCGATATCTCGCGCCACCTGATCTGGTGTTTCCTCCATCGGCAGATGCCCAGCGTCCTTATAGATGATCAGTTTTGACCCCGCTATTGCGGCTTCGAATGCCTTGGCATGCGAAACGGGAATGACCTTGTCCTGCTCTCCCCACAGCAGCAGAACGGGCATTTTCAAATTCCCGACCTCAGCCCATTTTTCCGGTTCACGCGCCGTCTTGCCCCGCGCAACCGATGCTTGCCGATTACCGGGAAAGCGCAGCAATTCCCAATAGCGGGTCACCAGTTCATCGGTCAGACGTTCCGGTTGTGCAAAATTTTCTTCCAGCGACGAACGAACCAGGAATTTGGGTGTAATCTCTGGCAGCAGCAACTGACCGACGGAAGATCGCGCCAGCCGTGCACCAAGATAAGGTTTGATCTTTTCATCCGTCTGCGCACCCGAGGCATCGATTAAAACCAGGCCTGAAACACGCTCTGGTGCAGCAAGGCCAGCACGCCATGACAGCCATCCGCCCATGCTGTTGCCTACCCAATAGGCACGTTCAACACCGACTGTATCAAGCACTTTAACCGCCGCCGCAATATTCGCATCGGCGCTGTAATCCCCCTCGGCTTGAGGACCTGTCAGGCCATGACCGTACAGATCGAGAGAGATGAGACGATATTTGTCGCCAAGCAGGGCCACAACCGGTTCCCAGGTCTGCAAAAGGCTATTTGACCCGTGGACGAGAAGGATCGCCGGCCCATCTTTGTTGCCTTCATCTCGATAATGAATTTTACCGCCAAAGCCGTCATCGACAAATGTCGAGGCATCGTTCGTATATTTGGCGATCATTTCGGCGCGGTCGGTATCAGGCGTGCGAAATATGAAGAACGCAGCAACCAGAATGATGACCAATGCGACAATGAGACGAAATACGGTTTTCATGATGCTACCCCAGCTGTGTTCGGGGGGAACAATACATACCAACCCTAGTGGAGGACAGACAAAAAAAGGGCGGGAGTACAATTGCATTCCCGCCCTTCAAAATTTTAACCGACTGGATTAAGCTTGCTGAAGATTTACAGCGGCTTTCTTGCCATTATTTCCGGTTTCAATGTCATATGTAATGCGTTGCTCTTTCTCAAGAGTCTGCATGCCAGCAGCTTGAACGGCCGTGATGTGCACGAAGCTGTCATCACCACCATCTTCAGGAGCGATAAAGCCATAGCCTTTGTCTGCGTTGAAAAATTTTACTGTGCCTGTAGGCATATTCTTATTCCTATTCATAACTTAATTATGCCTGACCCTGCTTTTAGGCGGGATCAGACGGGGTTGCCAACGTCGAGAAAAAGGAAAAAAGAGCAGGCGGGCTTTCGAAAAAGCCGCGAAACAAGAATTTCGTCGAACGCGATTATTAGCTGCAGCGGCCCATAGCAGCCTATCTGCCACTTAGCAAACCGCTTGGTTGACGGGATGCGCCGATATGAGGCTTTAGGGCGTCGAAACCAGCGCGATGGCCGACAATGTCAAAGTTAAAACCCCCAATCCCAGCGACAATATCCAGCGCGCGCCAGCATCCAGGCCGGTTCCATACCGGCTGCAACATCGAGCCCGCCGATCATGCCCAGCCCAACATCCTATATATGCCAATGCCACCATTGCAGCTCTTTCCCTTGCGGGCGATAAAGTGTAGCGTTTCATCTTATGAACCAGACACTTAAAATACCGGGCAGCATCTCTGCCGTTGCCATTGCCTTGACCCTATCCGCCTGTGAGCCTGGCGAACCACCCGTTGCGCCGGATCCGGCGGCGCAGGATGTCTATTTTGAGCGTTTATCGCTGCTCTGCGACAAGGCTTATCCGGGACAGCTGGTTTCCGATCAGGAGGCCGACGCGGACATGATCGGCCAACCGATGGTCATGCATGTTGCAACCTGCGATCAGAGTGAGATTCAGATTCCCTTCCATATCGCCAATGCTGATGGCACCTGGAACCGGTCGCGAACGTGGATCATCACCCGCACCGACGACGGCCTGAGACTGAAACACCGCCATCGCCATGAAGATGGATCGCTGGACGCTGTCAGCAACTATGGCGGTGATACCGGTTCAGAGGGAACCGCAGAGCGTCAGGAATATCCTGTCGATAACGAATCTATCATGCTCTTCAAACAGGAAGGGCTGGATCAATCCATAACCAACACCTGGGCGGTCGAAATCAGCCCACCTGGCAAACAGGAAGCGCGCTTTGCCTATGAACTGCGCCGCCCTGATACAGCTGGCGGGCGTTTCTTTCGGGTAGAGTTTGATCTCTCCAACTCCATTGAACCTCCACCACCGCCATGGGGTGACGAGGAATAATCATGGCTTGACGCGATCATAGTTAGTCGCTCACTATCCTCCCATGCTTCCCGCTCTTCTCGTCAGTGCCTTGATGGTTCTGCTCACAGTTGCCATTCATGGCGCCGGTATACTTGCCCTTGCTCGTCTACTCAGGGTCGAGGCTCGTGAGGAGGCAGAGGAGCATATCCACCCAATGTCGCTGCGCGGGATCGCCGTGACATTGATGCTGGTACTCGGTTTATTCGCGCTTCACGGGATCGAGATCTGGGCTTATGCCCTTGTCTATCTGTTGCTGGACGCCCTGCCGACTTTGTCCGACGCTGTCTATTTCTCGACCATCACTTATGCGACCACCGGCTATGATGACGATGGCTTCGCTGAAGCCTGGCGGATGGTCGCCGCGATCGAGGGTGTCAACGGTATCATCCTGCTCGGCTGGTCCACTGCTTTCTTTGTGACCGTTGTCGCACGCATGGGCCGTAGCCGTTGAGTGAGCATGGCAATGACACCGCCTTGCGCAAGGGCTTTCGCATCTTACTGGCTGCATTGTATCTGCTCGCGGGCATTGCCCATATCCGCAGTCCCGCAGGCTTTCTCGCGATCACACCTGATTGGGTACCTTTTCCGGAACCGGTCGTTTTCCTGACCGGAGTAGCGGAGATAGCCGGCGCCATCGGCTTGCTCATCCCACCCAAACTCTTGCCCCATATCCGCTATGCCGCCGGCATCGGTCTCGCGCTTTATGCGCTGTGCGTCTATCCGGCAAACGTCAACCATGCGGTCAACAATATCGCGATTGGCGGAGAGACGGCGAGTTGGGCCTATCACGGCCCGCGCTTGCTGTTTCAACCGGTCTTCATCTGGTGGGCATTGATTGCCGGAAATGTCATCAACTGGCCGTTCAAGATGAGATCTGGCTAATCGGAAGATGTCCGTTCGCTCAGCTGCCGCAAATTGTCTTCATGTCCCGCACGGTCAAGCCGATACATGCTGATAACCGCGATCATGGTCATCCAGAGTGCGAGGATCAGAGGCACATAGACCGCCCCCAGCTGCCAGAGTGTAGCGGCTGAGACCTCTCCCTGCCCTGCACCAGATTGCAATCCGACAATTCCGAGGACGCTGCTTGCCAGGATGATCCCGACACCGACACCGCATTTGCGGATGAAGGTTGTCGCGGCAAAGAAAATTCCTTCCGAACGCCGACCGGTTTTCAGTTCCGCCTGTTCGACCAGATCAGCGATCATCGATGATGCCAGGATCTGATAACAGATGATCAGACCGACATCGATTGTCGTAGCGACCAGAACAAACCAGAAGACAAATGGTGATTCATTACCTGGCAGCAGGTCAAATACCCGCAGCATGATTGGCGTTGGCGACCCGATGAAGGCGATCAATCCGATAATGATTGCACCACGTTTCTTACCGATTGTGCGGGTGATATAGGGCGCCAGGAACAAGCCGATAAATGTCGACAAAGTAACGCCCAGGGAAATGAGCCCGATTTGCTGTGGACTGAATCCCCAGAAATAGGTTGCGAAAAAGAAGTTCAACCCTCCCGCGAGACCGGAGGCAATGAAGCCCAGCAGGCTCGCGAAAAACAGCGCGGCAAAAGACCGGCTCGACAGTGTTTCAAAAATCTCCCGAAACATCAGACTCGGTGTGATTTTGCGCTTTTCCGGTGGTGCGCGGAGTTTGGGGATCAGATGATGTGTGCCCAGCGCCGATATCATGATCGCCCCAAACATCACCAGCGATGCAATGAAACCGTACAGGGCATAAGCATCGCGATTAAACTGGCCGTTGCTGATCGCGGCTGTCACGAAGGCCGGGAAGATCAGGATGAACATCGCGATAGCCATCGTATTGCCGCCCAGCCAACCGAAGAACCAGCGGAAACTGATCACCGAACTGCGCTCGTCATAATCCTGAGTCATCTCCGGCGCCAACGCAGTGCTGGGGGTTTCATATATGGTAATGAAGGTTCGGATAAGGATCGAAAGCAATAGCACATACCAGAAGAGCTGTGCATTGCTCCAGCTTTCGGGCGGGTTCCACAGGAAGTAGTAGCTGATCGCCACCGGTACTGCGGCGGCATACATGAACGGATGCCGACGGCCCCATTTGGATCGGAAATTGTCTGACCAATAGCCGACAATCGGGTCGCTCAGCGCGTCTGCAACCAGTGCAATCAAGATGGCTAATCCGACCAGTTGGGCATTGAGTCCAATGACTTGCGCATAAAAAAGCAACAGCAGATACTGAAACCCGCCATCCTTGATCCCGTATGCAACGGATCCAAAACCATAAGCGAGTTTCGTCCAAATCGATGGCTTTGTGGCCTTTACAACCGCTGATGCGCTCATATTTTCTCCAGCTTGACGGTGCGTTATTGATCGCACTCTGGCGGCTGACCCTAAACAGGTTGTGTCCATTTACAAGCACCTGCACGCTGTTACAAATCTCTGCAGGGCGACCCGATTCATGCTATGCTTGTCTATGGAGGGCAATTTTGGAAGGAAGGCCCAATGGAACGCCATGGAGATGAAATCTTAGTCACCGAGAAGGAAGCCAGCAACAAGACCCGACCCCAAGGAGTGCGATGGGTATTGGCGGTTTCCTTGGTAGCCGCGCTGGTTGCGATGTCCTTTGTCTGGATCATACCGGCCCTGTCATAAAATCCCGTGGACTTGATCATTTGTTGATCCTGATCAATTGATACGCACGTCAACTGCGATATATTATTTTAAGACTCTGCAGCAGGAGAGCGATGATGACCACCCCCCGAGAGACATCCGAAACCACCGAACGTCAGGGCCATTGCCTGTGCGGAGCTGTTCAAATAAACGCGCCTGAAGCCAGCAATATGGTCGGTGCCTGCCATTGCGGGATGTGCCGACGCTGGGGCGGTGGGCCCGCCCTCGAGCTCGATTGCGGCACCAGTGTCACGCTCACCGGAGAGGATCATATTGCCATCTATGATTCCTCAGAATGGGCCGAGCGCGGCTTTTGCAAAACCTGCGGCACTAACCTGTTCTACCGGCTGAAGGAAAATGGCCAATATATGATCGCCAGCGCCATATTCGACAATCAGGACGGCCTGACCTTCACGACGCAAGTCTATATCGATGACAAACCATCCTATTACAGCTTTGCAGAGCAAACCGAGAATTTGACTGGTGCGCAGGTAGAGGCGCTATACGCCCCACAACCCGAATAGGCCGACTGCCAAAACGCTATCGAATAGCAATCGGATTAATCACCATCTGGACGGCGCCCTTGAAGCGCGGTTGACCCAGCACGAACATGAATTCAGTCGCACCATCTTTTGCCAGCTCTGCCGTGTTGATGCTCTCTAGAATATGCACGCCATGTTTCGCGAGCAATGTCTGGTGCACAATGAACGGCTTGGTTTGATCCTCAAAAGGGATTGCCTCCAGCGCCGCTGTGTCTGCACCGACCATTACGACATCGAGCGAGGCGAGATATTCCGCCCCCTCGACACCCAGACCCGGCTGCTGCGCAATATATTCCTGCGGATCGCTTTCACTCTTGCTCATCCAGCCGGTGTGGAACAGCACCACATCACCCTTGCCTATTGTTACCCCAGCCGCCTTTGCCGCCGCTTCAATCTCCGCCCGGTTAAATGCTGTTCCGGGATCGAGTGTGGCCTTGCCGAAATATTTGGTCATGTCGAGCAGCACACCCCGCGTCGCCGTAGGCAGGATTGTCTCCGTTCCATATTTGGTTACACCAGCGGGCTGATAAAGTTCGCTGCCCTTCACGCCATTATAATAATGGTGGTCGATGCCGAGATGCGCAAATCCGTCAATCTGAGTTCCGATGCCGACCCAGCTGTGGATGATATCATCATGCGCAGTGACCTTGTTCGCGCCCATTGATCCACCCTGCCCGTCATTACTCTGCAAGACCGTAGCGCTATAGGATCGCGGCGGATAAGCAGGTGTTGTTGGCCCGGTCACCACACCAAGGGCATAAGTCTTGCCGGTCTTGACCAGCTTCGCTGCACTGACCGTGCCTTCCGGTGACAGATTGTTCATAGCGCCGATATTATCGTCCGCGCCATATTTACTGGGATACCATTTCTTCTCAGCCTCTTGCGCAATTGCCGGCATCGCAAGCGCTGCGCCCGCCAAAAAAGTGAACATCATCCGCATCATCTCTCTCCCTTTTTTCTGATCCCTACCATCACGATAACCTATTCACCAACCGATCCCGTCTTTGCGGCCAACAAGTGGTGGTTTGGCATCAGCTTTTTCCTGAATCACTTATCTATACAACCGATTTGGCAATTGCTTCCTCGGGTGTCCGCCTCGCGCTTAACTCGTCCAATATGCGATTGTGCTCTGCCCGTGTCAGCCGATATCTTGCGTAAAACAGCAATGACACCAACGCGGCAAAGGCCATGATCGGTCCGGCCATCACCCCCAGTCGCCACACGATATCGCTGTCGACTTCGCCGGGTACAGCTTCAAACGGCAGGACAATGAAAAGGTCCAGACTTACACCAGCTATGAAGTGACCGGCAGAATTGGATGCCTTTGCAAAAAAGGCTCGCGCTGAGTAAATTAAACCCTCTTGTCTCAACCCGGTAACCAATTCATTCTGGTCAGAGATATCGCCCAATATAGACAGGATTGCCACCAGTCCGATCGAAAATCCAATCGCAGCACACATCACGCAAGCCAATAAGATGGGCATAAGCATATCCGAACCATTTGGAGGCATCATGCCTAGAAGCCTTAAATCAATCGGCAATTGAACAAATATGATCAGGGCGAGAAGCCCGCCTATAACAACCCGCTTTCGGTCAAAACGCTTCATTAAAATGGGCGACAAGACTGCCCCCAGGACAATGGCCGGCACTGTCGCCAGCCCGAACCATTTTATCTGCTCCGTCTGAAGTTCCCAAAAATAGGTATAGACGAAAACCTGCAAGGTCTCGTTCATTCCGACCGAAATCATGAGGAGGAAATAACCCAGCATGATAAAAGCGTAGTTCGGGTTTTTAAGTGCCCCCAGAAGTTCCTTGTAGAAACTTGCTAAAGAAAGCCGCTCCTGACCTTCTGCAGGTTTGCTGAGATACGGAATACGGTGCTTGGTTCCTATTGCGCTAAGAAAAATCGCGATCAATATGATGCTGCAAGCGGTCATCACAACCGGGCCATAGGCCGAGGCATCAAGATGTTTGGGGACTATGGTGCCATCTGCAAGCTCAGATTCCCCGGCAAGGAAAAACCCCCATGCAGTGAATGCAAACAGAGCCCCGGAAGCATATCCGAACACGGCATTGATGCTGAACAGCTTTGAGCGATCATTGGAATCTTTGGTTATCTCCCCACCAAGCGCGTAGTGAGGGATCGAGTAGAGTGTCAGGAAAAACCGAGCCAATATTGTCCAAGAAGCCAGCCAGACAAACAACCAGATCTGATCGGGTTCACCTGTTGTCCCGCCGGTTAATTGTGCAGGCGGGTTGAAAATCAGAAACAGCGAGATTGCGAGTGGGATTGGGGCGGCGAACAAAAAAGGATGGCGCCGCCCCCATCGCGACCGCCACTTGTCGGAAATCATCCCGATCACCGGATCGGAAATCGCATCGCCGAGGATTGCGAGCATGATGGCGGTGCCGATCAGCGAATTGGAAAGTCCGATTGCCTGATTATAGTAGATCGAGATGAAGGTGTTGAACATGCCGAGGAAGACAATCTCGCCCATCGAGCCGACGCCAAAAGCGACTTTTGTCATGAAGGGCAGTTTTTGACGAATATCGTTCATTTTCAACCCATTCTCCTCTAGGATAATATTATACGGTATTTATAATAATGAAACCGCTAATATGATCGGAAACGAGTAATGAAATTATACCATCAAGATGGTGCACCCAATCCGCGGAGGGTCAAGATTTTCGCGGCTGAGAAGGGTATCGATCTAGAGCTTGTGTCAGTTACCATGTTGAAGCGTGAGCATAAGACACCAGAGTTCCTCGAGAAAAACCCGAGCGGGAAAATTCCAGTACTCGAGCTCGAGGATGGACGTTATATTCCTGAATCGGTTGCGATCTGTCGCTATCTGGAAGCAGTTGAGCCGGAACCCAATCTGTTTGGTCGCGACGCCTATGAGCTCGCCTATATCGAGGCACGCAATCGCCAGATTGAATTTGAATATTGGCGGGAGATAGGAATTTCATGGGTTAACGGCCCAATTGTAGGGCAACTGGGAATAGTAAAGCAGGTTCCCGAAGCCAAAGAATTGAGCGACAAGAACACGCATCATTATTACAAACGCCTCGACAAGGAATTCGCTTCGTCTGCCTATGTCGCGGGTGATCGTTTCACGGTAGCGGATATTACTCTGGTTACAGGGGTTGATTTTGCATCGGCATTAGTGGGGTTAAAGCCAGATGAAAGCCTGAAAAATCTCGATCGCTGGCACAAGGAAGTTTCTTCGCGCGCGAGTTGTCAGGCGTTTAGCGCCATGCCTGGTGGGTCGTCTTAATCATCAGCATTTCGTTCGGGCGAAACGAAGCTTTTCATCCCCGAATGGATGAATTGTAGAGCGTCTTCGATCATCCTCGCTCGATTGCCACCATGCAATCTCCACTGCGCTGCGGCCGCTTGAGACACACCGGACGCAAACACGGTCATCTTCGTAGCCTGACTGCGAGTCACCGGATAGAATTCCATCAAGCGGTTCACCAGCAACTTGCCAACGCCAAGCGTGTCTTTCATATTTGTCGGATGTAGGGAGGCTTCAATGTCCGGTTGGCTGCGCAATATAGAGACAATATTGCCGTTCGCGCCCTCATCAAAATTCGAAGTTACCGCGATCCGAACAACGTCTTCGTAAGCTTCAGCCTGTTCCAGCTTCATTTTGATGTCGCCATAAAACCGGATAAGCTCGCGTCCGAGCAATTCCTGCAACAGCGCCAGCCGTGTATCGAAATATTTGTAGATCAGTGGATTGCTGACTTCCGCTTCTTTGGCCACAGCTTCCATCGTCAGCGACGAAAAGCCCCGCGACAGGATTATGTCACGCGCGCTATCCAGTAGCTGATTGCGTCGCTCTTTGGGAGCAAGGCGGAGGCGTTTTTCCTTAAGCATAGATCAAAAATAAACATCGCGGCGGAGGAAACAACCGGTAATTGGATTGTCTACAAATCCGAAGCCTACAGCCCCATCAGATCTTCGAAATTCTTACTGTAGAAATGGTCCAGCTCTTCGGGTGTCGCATTGACCGCGTCAAGACTGCGTTCAAAGTCACCAAAAGGATCAGAACCCCCTTCAGGATGCGGATAATCGGTGTTGAACATCAAAATTTCTTTGCCAACACTCCGAAGAACCCATCCGGCATCTTCAAAGTGCAGTGGGGTCACCCGCACCTGACGCTTCACATATTCAGAGGGCTTGATCGACAGATCGCGCAAGGCAACATCAAACTTCCCAAGTTCCTTCACCCCAATATCAAGATTTTGCATCATTGCCGGGACCCAGTTTGAACCCAGCTCAATCAGTCCGATTTTCAGATTGGGGAAACGCTCCAGCACACCGTCATAGATCATGCAGGTCATCCACCGCTCGATGGAATGGTGCAGAACATTAATGTCCTTCGGTTTTGTAGTTTCCAGATTGAAAGGACTGCCTTCAAGAACGCGCTCAACGCCGGTATTCATATATTCTGACGGCATACGTACGCCGCTACCTATGTGCAATACGATCGGAACCCTGGCCTCCTCCATCACCGCCCAAATGGGATCATAGCTCCGGTGCGAAGGTGCCCGTCCATCGACGGCATCGGAGAATAACCAGATCGCTCTGATACCAAAACCAATAGCCTGCTTCGCACTCGCTAAAGCCTTTTCAGGATCGTTGAGTGAGATAAAACCGACCGGCAGGAGGCGCTCATCACCGGAACAGAAATCCGCCATCCCGCGGTTCAGCGCTTCAGACCCCTCATATACAACGCGCTCATCTTTGGAGCGGGCAAAGCGCGACAGTGCGGCCAGTGGAAAGACGATTTGCGATTGAATGCCCATAATATCGAGAGCTTCGCTGCGCTCTTTCTTGTCGATCGCACCAAAGGCCGCCCACTGGTTCATCTTCGCCTTATGACCAAAAATATTTGATTTCAGGCCCTCGGTCAGTTCCGGGTTTTTGCCAGCCAGACGATTGTCGGCCATTTCAACAATGGGTTCAATCCCCGGAAGCGATTTGGAAATTAATCCTTCGACCAAATTTTCCTTCACATATTCACTGGCATATTGATCGAGCCAATCGAATGAGTCGGTAATGTGGCTATCTGCATCATGAACGACGCGTCCGGCCCGGTGGGAAGTTTCTTGTATTTCCTGGGTCATTGACGTCGCCATTGTGCTTTCCTCTCAAACAGTCTCTTCGGACATTGTTGAATATCTTTACTAGTTATATATATCATATAATAAGAGTCAATATTGCGAAGCAGCGTGGGAACAGAGACTATGGCAACAAACAAGTTTTCCAGATTTGTGGAAGAAGAAGGAAAGGACAGTGAAACCGTGCTGATGTCAGACGAAGATATAATTGATCGCCTTTTTGACCATATCGACAACGGCACAACCGACAGAGGCCAATCCAGCTGGAAGGAACCGACAGCCAATTATCTGTCAGCGGAGCGGTTAGACCGGGAAATAGCCGTGTTGCGCAGGCGCTGGACTGTCTTCTACCCTTCTTCGGCACTGCCAAAATCAGGGGATTATATCGCAAGGGACGCGGCAGGAATTCCGTTAATCGTGGTTCGGGGAAATGATGGTGAAGTGCGGGCTTTTCGCAATGCCTGCCGCCATCGCGGAGTCCAGGTGGCGAAAGGCCAGGGCTGCACCAGCGTGTTTGTCTGCCCCTATCACGGCTGGTCTTATGGCACTGACGGAACGCTGCGTAGCGTGCCGCATGGTGATGGATTCCCTGGTCTGGAAAAAGAAGGTCGCGGCCTTGTTTCGTTAGATTGCGTAGAAAAAAAAGGATTGGTTTTCGTTCGACAAGACACCGACCAGAAAGAAGATAAAGGTCTGCTCGATATACCGGATTTGATCCCGGATGGATTTCGCGTGGTCAAATCGGCGGCGATGGAAATTGAAGCAAATTGGAAACTGCATCTCGAGAGCGCGTTAGAAGGCTATCATATTCGCTCAACCCATCAGACAACATTCTTTCCGGTTCAATATGACAATCTGACCGTTGTTGAATCATTCGGTGAGAATAGTCGCATTGCTTTTCCTTATCAGGCGATTGAAGGACTCCGCGACAAGCCAAGATCAAAATGGTCAACCAACGGCCGAATAACTTTTGTTTATCACCTCTTTCCCAATGTCATAATTTCCACCTTTCCGGACTGTATGCAGGTCGTCATTATTGAACCTCTCGGGCTCGAACTGACGCGCCAGCATATGTTTCTTTTGACCGATTGCGCAGAAGGCGGAGAAGCATTGGATGCGGTTTTCAAGGGGCAGGAGTTTGCTGCCAAGGGAGCTATTGAAGATCGCGATGTGGTTATGTCGGCCCAACGCGGCTTGAAAAGTGGCGCCAATGCATTTTTGGAGTTCGGTTTGTTTGAAAGTGCCATTGGAAAATTTCATGAGACACTGAAACCAGAGTTGGAAGATCCGGCTTCATAGCGCGGATCAAATTTTTAGGCTGCAACTCATCCTCTACCAGTTGAAATCGAACGACAGCTGAAGTCAATCGCGGTCTCAGGAATTTCGACTACCCCATATCAGCAATCGCACGAGCCAATAACAACAGCTGCAACTGTCCGGCCTGTTATGGATTCTATCGGAACTCTGCCGAGCCCTCGGATGCCCGCTACCGAACCGCTTACGAAATGCTGTTATTTTCATGTGATTATGGGAGCCTTGGATTGGTGCGATCATCTATGATGAGACCGAGCAACAATGAGCGGGTGCAAATCACTGTTGCTCGGTCTCCGGAGGAGCGCTTCTGGGGGAGCTAGAAGCGCAAGGTCAAACCACCCAATACTTGGTTCGAGGCAAGCGAGCCTTCATTGTCATTGCGCCGATACTCGACACGAAACGAGGCGTTGCGATTGATCGCATATTCCAAACCGCCGCCGTAGAGCATGCCATTGCCGGTCACCTTATCCGTCGCCACAGCCGTGTCGTTTCCTGCGGCGAACCTGCGGACGGTGTAGCGGTTTAGACCATAGCCGACCCTGCCATAAGCCAGAAGCCGTGGAACAATGGCAATGCCGGCCCTGGCCGAAACGCTTGCGGCCCATTTGGAATCCAGCTCAATGGAACCGCCGCCGGGCAGCGTAGAGCTTAGCGTTTTGCCATTGGGACTGAAATCGGCCTCAACACCCAGCACAAATTCATCAAACTGGGCGTCATATCCGGCAAAGCCACCATAGGATATGCCACTGGATCTGTCATTTAGCCGCGCGCTATTAGGTGCAGGTAACAAGTTATCGTCGATCTTGCGGCGCTCCCAACCAGCTTGCACGCCAACTTTTACGCCTTCAAAATTTTCGTCGTC
Proteins encoded in this region:
- a CDS encoding cyclase family protein; this encodes MMRMMFTFLAGAALAMPAIAQEAEKKWYPSKYGADDNIGAMNNLSPEGTVSAAKLVKTGKTYALGVVTGPTTPAYPPRSYSATVLQSNDGQGGSMGANKVTAHDDIIHSWVGIGTQIDGFAHLGIDHHYYNGVKGSELYQPAGVTKYGTETILPTATRGVLLDMTKYFGKATLDPGTAFNRAEIEAAAKAAGVTIGKGDVVLFHTGWMSKSESDPQEYIAQQPGLGVEGAEYLASLDVVMVGADTAALEAIPFEDQTKPFIVHQTLLAKHGVHILESINTAELAKDGATEFMFVLGQPRFKGAVQMVINPIAIR
- a CDS encoding MFS transporter, translated to MNDIRQKLPFMTKVAFGVGSMGEIVFLGMFNTFISIYYNQAIGLSNSLIGTAIMLAILGDAISDPVIGMISDKWRSRWGRRHPFLFAAPIPLAISLFLIFNPPAQLTGGTTGEPDQIWLFVWLASWTILARFFLTLYSIPHYALGGEITKDSNDRSKLFSINAVFGYASGALFAFTAWGFFLAGESELADGTIVPKHLDASAYGPVVMTACSIILIAIFLSAIGTKHRIPYLSKPAEGQERLSLASFYKELLGALKNPNYAFIMLGYFLLMISVGMNETLQVFVYTYFWELQTEQIKWFGLATVPAIVLGAVLSPILMKRFDRKRVVIGGLLALIIFVQLPIDLRLLGMMPPNGSDMLMPILLACVMCAAIGFSIGLVAILSILGDISDQNELVTGLRQEGLIYSARAFFAKASNSAGHFIAGVSLDLFIVLPFEAVPGEVDSDIVWRLGVMAGPIMAFAALVSLLFYARYRLTRAEHNRILDELSARRTPEEAIAKSVV
- a CDS encoding glutathione S-transferase N-terminal domain-containing protein, whose amino-acid sequence is MKLYHQDGAPNPRRVKIFAAEKGIDLELVSVTMLKREHKTPEFLEKNPSGKIPVLELEDGRYIPESVAICRYLEAVEPEPNLFGRDAYELAYIEARNRQIEFEYWREIGISWVNGPIVGQLGIVKQVPEAKELSDKNTHHYYKRLDKEFASSAYVAGDRFTVADITLVTGVDFASALVGLKPDESLKNLDRWHKEVSSRASCQAFSAMPGGSS
- a CDS encoding TetR family transcriptional regulator, whose product is MLKEKRLRLAPKERRNQLLDSARDIILSRGFSSLTMEAVAKEAEVSNPLIYKYFDTRLALLQELLGRELIRFYGDIKMKLEQAEAYEDVVRIAVTSNFDEGANGNIVSILRSQPDIEASLHPTNMKDTLGVGKLLVNRLMEFYPVTRSQATKMTVFASGVSQAAAAQWRLHGGNRARMIEDALQFIHSGMKSFVSPERNADD
- a CDS encoding amidohydrolase family protein, whose protein sequence is MTQEIQETSHRAGRVVHDADSHITDSFDWLDQYASEYVKENLVEGLISKSLPGIEPIVEMADNRLAGKNPELTEGLKSNIFGHKAKMNQWAAFGAIDKKERSEALDIMGIQSQIVFPLAALSRFARSKDERVVYEGSEALNRGMADFCSGDERLLPVGFISLNDPEKALASAKQAIGFGIRAIWLFSDAVDGRAPSHRSYDPIWAVMEEARVPIVLHIGSGVRMPSEYMNTGVERVLEGSPFNLETTKPKDINVLHHSIERWMTCMIYDGVLERFPNLKIGLIELGSNWVPAMMQNLDIGVKELGKFDVALRDLSIKPSEYVKRQVRVTPLHFEDAGWVLRSVGKEILMFNTDYPHPEGGSDPFGDFERSLDAVNATPEELDHFYSKNFEDLMGL
- a CDS encoding SRPBCC family protein, with the translated sequence MATNKFSRFVEEEGKDSETVLMSDEDIIDRLFDHIDNGTTDRGQSSWKEPTANYLSAERLDREIAVLRRRWTVFYPSSALPKSGDYIARDAAGIPLIVVRGNDGEVRAFRNACRHRGVQVAKGQGCTSVFVCPYHGWSYGTDGTLRSVPHGDGFPGLEKEGRGLVSLDCVEKKGLVFVRQDTDQKEDKGLLDIPDLIPDGFRVVKSAAMEIEANWKLHLESALEGYHIRSTHQTTFFPVQYDNLTVVESFGENSRIAFPYQAIEGLRDKPRSKWSTNGRITFVYHLFPNVIISTFPDCMQVVIIEPLGLELTRQHMFLLTDCAEGGEALDAVFKGQEFAAKGAIEDRDVVMSAQRGLKSGANAFLEFGLFESAIGKFHETLKPELEDPAS